The following DNA comes from Deltaproteobacteria bacterium.
ATACACAGCATCCGAACCAACAGGGTGGCGATCAAAGGTCCCATCACCACTCCCGTTGGAAAAGGATTCAGGAGCCTCAACGTCTCCCTTCGTCAAATGTTTGACCTCTACGCCTGTCTAAGGCCGTGCAGGATTTTTCCCGGTTCACGAACCCGGTACGATAACGTGGACGTCGTCATCGTACGCGAAAACACCGAGGATCTCTATCGAGGCATCGAATATCCGTTCGACGCGCCCTTCACCCGCAACCTCATCCAATTTCTCCAAGCAGAAGCCCACGAGTCCATTCCCCAGGACACAGCCATCGGCCTCAAAGTCATCAGCAAAACCGGCAGCGAACGCATCGTCCGTTTCGCATTCGATTACGCTCGGAAGAAACAGCGAAAAAAAGTCACCGCCGTGCACAAGGCCAACATCATGAAATACACGGACGGGCTCTTCTCTCGAGTCGCCAAAGACGTCGCCGGGCACTATCCGGACATCGAATTCAACGAAATACTCGTGGACAACCTTTGCATGCAACTCGTCATGAGGCCAGAGGAATTTGACGTACTCGTCCTTCCGAATCTGTACGGCGACATTGTTTCCGATTTGTGCGCGGGTCTCGTCGGAGGTCTCGGCCTAGCGCCGGGGGCAAACATCGGCAGCAACATCGCTATCTTTGAAGCAACCCACGGCAGCGCTCCCAAGTACGCCGGCATGGACAAGGCCAACCCCGCCGCCCTCATTCTCAGCAGCGTGCTGATGCTCGATCATCTTGGGGAACCCGACGCCGCCAGGCTCCTCGAAGACGCCCTGGCCCGCGTCATCCGCCAAGGGAAATATGTCACGTACGATTTCAAGCACCACCGGGACGATCCTTCTTCCGTCGGCACCAGCCGAATGGCCCAGGCTATTGTAGATGAAATCCAACGCGCATGACCAACGCCCAATGCAAGACTTTTTCCGGCATCGTTTATGGGAGGATACCTTTTAGAATGCTTTTCCTCCTTCCTTTCCCGGCCGTCCTTTACCCGCAAATGACCTCACGGGATGTCCTCAATTCCGACCCCCTTTCTTCTACCTGCACCCCAAGCGCCTTCGCCGACAATCCATCCCTGCCGGATACA
Coding sequences within:
- a CDS encoding isocitrate/isopropylmalate dehydrogenase family protein is translated as MSHTVTCIPGDGIGPELTEAMKRCVEATGVSIQWDEVNVEWGDSEGNVAGIPNALIHSIRTNRVAIKGPITTPVGKGFRSLNVSLRQMFDLYACLRPCRIFPGSRTRYDNVDVVIVRENTEDLYRGIEYPFDAPFTRNLIQFLQAEAHESIPQDTAIGLKVISKTGSERIVRFAFDYARKKQRKKVTAVHKANIMKYTDGLFSRVAKDVAGHYPDIEFNEILVDNLCMQLVMRPEEFDVLVLPNLYGDIVSDLCAGLVGGLGLAPGANIGSNIAIFEATHGSAPKYAGMDKANPAALILSSVLMLDHLGEPDAARLLEDALARVIRQGKYVTYDFKHHRDDPSSVGTSRMAQAIVDEIQRA